From a region of the Sminthopsis crassicaudata isolate SCR6 chromosome 6, ASM4859323v1, whole genome shotgun sequence genome:
- the UBE2K gene encoding ubiquitin-conjugating enzyme E2 K isoform X2: MTLRTVLLSLQALLAAAEPDDPQDAVVANQYKQNPEMFKQTARLWAHVYAGAPVSSPEYTKKIENLCAMGFDRNAVIVALSSKSWDVETATELLLSN, from the exons ATGACTCTAAGGACAGTATTGCTCTCATTGCAAGCATTATTGGCAGCTGCAGAACCAGATGATCCACAAGATGCAGTAGTAGCAAATCAG tACAAACAAAATCCAGAAATGTTCAAACAGACAGCTCGACTTTGGGCACATGTGTATGCTGGAGCACCAGTTTCTAGTCCAGAATAcaccaaaaaaatagaaaacctaTGTGCTATGGGCTTTGATAGG aaTGCAGTAATAGTGGCCTTGTCTTCAAAATCATGGGATGTAGAGACTGCAACAGAATTGCTTCTGAgtaactga